In Lactuca sativa cultivar Salinas chromosome 5, Lsat_Salinas_v11, whole genome shotgun sequence, the DNA window AAAGTTGAAATAGTTATCGGCTCCGAATACCGGCTCTACCCGACACCTATTATTCAAAATATTGCCCAACTTAAATTAaaaccaaattacccaaaataccctttggtcAAATTAGTCAACTCAACAACCCAACCCtatacgcgaggcgtactcaaTTGCTGACCAGGAACGAGGCTCTGACCACATACGCGTAATGTACcatttggtacgcccaacgtatgcaaTTGGATGCTTCCcaactcattaagtgcttaatacttaagCCCTTACTTCCAAATGACAGATCTTAGTCCCAAATGTTCTTGACcataaagttttgaactttatagtCTTGCATGGCCATTAAGTGATTAACACTAAAAACCCCAACATCTTAAGTCATTAAGACAACCAAACTCATTCATAGGAAAGAACTAAGggccaagatcatatttttatcaCTCAAACTACCCTAAAACGTCCAGAAGGACAACTCATTGGGTTTTAGGTAGCTCATGACCAAAGAACCATGAATatggtgttggaatagtgtccaaggtcattaattattggtaatatttctaataatagcagagtccttttgggttgccctcaagacccaaattgagtagaataaataaagaagaaattagtttattaattattatggttaataattaattagaaactaattagaaatatattttgggaattaattaatagtgaaattaattaaatgtttgaatgttcattaatcgatagttggttattcaggaatgttccagaaccttatggaactagggttggatgaaaatcactccatcccacatgggaaaggagtgaaatttcATGGTTAGGCCTCCATCCTACATGGGAAGGAGTATTAAACCCTAGGAGACATCCAAGgatataaatagggccttagggatttcattcctccttgcaccttggcttgaagtattCGCTAACCCTTCTTCCTCCCCCTCTTAGGGAAGATTTCTAACCccttgggtttgtgaaattgacccttctcctagttaGTATTATTCCACtatttggtgtcattgggtgtgataccattagagggattctagtttgggtcctttcatcaaagcaacttcatggaggttcaagatctcaagcatggagatcaagggctacataagaggtatgttttcttacttatgttttagtttcctagggttgatgtaattagcatgaagccatagatccataggatgcatgtacacttaggtatatcgttgcTTTGATTTTTCCGCTgcctagttttagagtgtatttgatacGTAGAAAACCTAACATATGGGGCTAATAAGCATAAACTTTTAACATAAACAAAGTCTAGTGATAGGATCAAtaagttcagaactttatacctcaaaatgaagcttggAGGTGAGGTGTTTCTGGATCTATGAGGTCTTGCCCTTCCAAGTTGGTGCTTCTAACTTCTCCTTGCTTCAAAGGCACCACAAACACACACTTTTAAGCTTAAAGGGACACTAACAAGAGATTATGGTTGCAATAGACGAAATGAGGGTTAGAGGCTGATAAGGGAGTGAGCATTGGGGAgttaatgatgcttatatagggtccaaaccctaaaaagtgGGGTTTGTGGATCAGgcacgtacgcccagcatacgtgaGCTCGTccccaaaattataaaaatgccAATATGGTCCAAATTGCAACATTTCTCATACACAAGGCCTAAAATGCAATTAATCTTCCTACTTAGGGTTAAAATTGGAGATACCTCAATGTCGAGATGTTACagtttcacattttcaaaaccaaTGCCATTAACTTCCAACATTGGTTTCAGATTGAGGTAACAAGGTTGAAGTAAAGAAGGCATCAGTGGGGTTGAAGGGGTTTTCTGAGAGCTAATCGTTCCCATATCTCTAAAAACCACCAACTAAGATGAAACCCagaaattagaaatcaaaatcgaAATGTTTGAAACCCCAACCTTTTCATGAAAGACCCAGAAAGCCAATGATACATAAATCGACCTAGAAAGCAGATGACATTTGAGTACAGATCGGTGTTTAGAGTAGTGTGCCTTCGGGCGAGTTCATCGGTTCTGGCAGAAGCTTCGGCATAAGGCCCGACGATGGAGAAGAAAGAGGCTGGTGGAAGCTAGCTTCTATGGAAGGAACGTTGAGATTAGGGTTAGATGGATTTAATTAGAGGAGATAAAGAGGTCAAGGTAAACCCATGTTTTTTATTGtagtaaaaatatatttaaaatgatttaaaatatatataaaaaaatactaagggaaaaatagtcttttaaAAGGAATAGGGATCAAATACGCAACAAAATAAAACTTTAGGGACCATCGGagtaaaaaaaaagttagggaccaataTGCAAATTACCACATATCATAAGGATCATTCTTGTAATTTACTTTTTTATTTATATGTGTATGTTAAATCAACTACAAATAAAAGACACTTTAACATGTATGGGTAAATTTGAATTCTGTCAATCATGAATTTTAGAGAAAAATTCCCCGATATAAAATGTCATTATTGTATCTGATTAAAAATGATCATTAACGACTACCCACATGTATACAAAATATGTTTGggtatttacttatatataacatatgtgtAGGTAAAGACCTCAATTTTTTATAGATTTTCTCGTGTTTTTTTTTCATGTTAATTATTGGTTTAAAGTCTGATTGAAAGATTCAAGCAGGTAACTTGAAACTCTGTTCATTGAGGTTGAGAGGCGTGCAAATCGATTTCATAACGAGATGGTCGTCATCCTAACATACCTCGCAAATGTGGACTATGCAACCAACCCGatcataataaaaaaattgtCCAAATTGTCAACTAAGATTAAGCGGGATGTGACCTTTGTAACCTTTTTAATTAATGTTGTAATCTAGTGTTTTCTTTGTATTAACGTAAGTTTGCACTTATGTCGTATTGTCATTTTTAATTGATCTTATAGTTTCTAATTTCTTAAAATTATAATATAGTCAATGTGTAACTCGTAAGATCTATTTAATGCTATAATTTGTTAAAAGTAATATAGAAATTGTaattacatatttttttaaaaaaaaaatcatctgtataatatataataaagataaaaaaaattagttgTTTAATAACAGTAGTTATAATATAAGATTAAAGTTATAACATTCACgggttataaataaaaatatatgtacTTATTTAGGAGATAATAAAAGTGATGGCACCCAATCAAAACTAACATCTTTCTACCATATATTATCAAACTGAACTATTTATATAACACCTGTCATAAACAGaccaattttaaaaataaaaataaaaataaaaaaaccctCCATATAAAAGCCACCTCCTTTAGATTTGGAGGAAAATGAAAGTGAAAGAAGATGTGATAATGTGgaatttttgttgattttgatgaATTTTAAAGATGATACATTCACAAGATTTTGGCTACTTTTTTGTTTTAAAGGGTTTGCTTCATTGGCCCAAATTCCAGGTCCTTTACCCCCACACTTTTCTGGTATAGACAATTTGTATATTTGTTCTGTCGACATGAAAATACCCAACAAAATACATGCATTTAACGACACGTAAGCTAACAAAAAAATAgatattttctggctttctgcattttatatatatatatagtagtcaCAAAGTTCCTATTCTCTTGTCATGCTTAAAACAAAAACCAACTTCCCGACAATGCATCCCATATGACCATGTTTCATGCCATGCACGACTCTCTCTCCCTTTTTCTCTCTCAAATATGCTCGATTAATTAGTTGAAACATGATTTGCGATTAGTTTTACAAATGATTTATGTCCGAGAAATATGAGGGTGTTAGTGGAGATCTTGATGGGAAAGCTCTTCTACATTCAAGTTGGCAATAACGCCACCGTGCTAGACCTAAAGAAAGAGATCGGAGCTCAAGAAAAACTTCCCGTTGATCGGCTCATTCTACTTATGTATGAAAAGTTAATGAATGAAAATGAATCTTCGCTTGTTGATTATGGCGTTGAAGATGGTTCTCATTTGTATCTTTTTTTCGATACCCTGAAGGATGGTTTGACTCATCAGTCCCCATTAACTACTTCTGAGTCGGTGAATTAGCTTTTAACGCAATAGTTTAGCTTCTCTTTGTTGTTTTGTATATTTGATCTAGATAATAGTATTAATTTAAAGGTCACGTGCGTTTACAAATATGCGAATGTAGTTAATTTGTATACGTAGGCTATTTCGATCGGTAATTCTGGTTTATGAATATCGTTGCAACCTTAAGGAAACGGAACGAATTCGGTTTATTTGGATTTCGATATTAAAACTGACCAAAAAAGTTTTCTCTCAAACGACGGTATATATTCCCAATGTAGCTATGATGGCTAGGATTTGGTCATTTATTCTTTGATTAATTTCATGGTTGTTTTGAGACTCGTATTAATATGATAAGCATTTTTCATGGTTGTTTTGCCCATTGTTCCTAAACAAAATTTTTGCGGCTATTCTAGAAAAAACGAAAGAAAAAGATGAATAAAAAAAACTTTCTTGAGATAAAAATTCATTATATTTTTATAAGCATACAACTAACATATGGTAGCCAATTATATCGATTCATTTGTTGATGCACTTCTCGTAAATCCCGTCATATGTGAAGGATGAACAGCCAATTTAGTTTGTGTTTAGCAATGTGATAAATTTTTGAATGAATTCGAAATAATAATCTTTTCATTGCATTAAAAATATGTGTAATAAAAAGTATTACCAAGATATAGATCATACTAATATTGTTGTAGTCTAAATAACGAAAATTACCCACGACTAATAGTCCCTTTGAATACGTAAAGATAATCACCATTTTCAACTCCATGCCAGCGGAGGCTACAATTTCCGCGCATGATCCTTTGTTTATGAATAAATATGTAGTCGTCAGTTGGTAGTAATTTCCTAGACAATAGTAATTCCCTTAATTCATTCACCGTGCTTGAATCCTTCATTTCTAATGGGATACAGGTCGAGTCAAGGAGAGCCGAGGAAGTTTGAACAACAAAGCCAAGCTTACGAGAAGGAGGCTCAGCCACTAATCGGCTCATGGTCTTCAGAAATACAATGATTTCAGAGAATTCAACAACACCATAGTCACTCAAATTGCGAAAATCCTCTTCCATCTCCACTCCTGAAAAGAAAAGTGTCATTTGCTTAATTGGCGTCCCATCGATAATATGAATCTTTTCTTTTAGACTTCCTACAGTTTCTGTTCTATCAACCTCTATGTTGTGCTTTCTCGATGAAAACTTAACTATAATTTGGATTTGTCTATGGTTTTCTAAAGATAGCATATGATTGATCGTGAGATCAATTTGTGTACCTTCATTAACGATTGGATAATCCTCTAGATCAAGCCCGTCGAGTAGTTCCCAATCACATACACTAAGAGTTTGTGAAGATATAGGAACACCAAGAAAATGTTCAATTTTCCTCTTGATTTCGAGAATGGGTTCGTGCATACCAACTTCGATGGTCAATGCATATGCTCGAGCTAAAATTTGGATTTTCATATCTTTGTAACTTTGTTGATGGAACGAGATAGTGCCTACTTTTGTTTATGGTTAAATCATGAATGGAAGGGTAAAAATATGTTTTAACTCAACTGTTCTAAGGCTTGATTTCAAGCCCAAATTCATGTTATAAGTATGAATGTGGTCATCTCTATGTGACTTCAATGCACACTTTTCATGCATTCATAATCATTTTATGCAAATTTCATttggcctctctctctctcaagcgatatatatatatatatatatatatatatatatatatatatatatatatatatatatatatatatatatatatatatatatatatatattcttagaaTTTGATAAAAGTAGGTCttgttgattttattttttttatttttgatgatttttggaaaattttgaaagctCAATATATCATTCCTTTTTGCctcttaaattatatatattttttatttttacttttcccTATTTTTTGTTCTTTTAGGTTTTGGGCTACTTGAACATTTTATGGGCCATTTTAAGCATGGTAAGAGATTTTGAGAAGATGGTTAAGAttctattttgggcttaggattCTATTAACCCTTAAAATATTGAAACAGTGGAAACGATGTCGTACATTCGAAATGAGAGACAATGTCCTTATCGTGTGAAGTacatacactacaagaaaaacacgATTTTGCTAGGGAAGGAATCCGATGTGAAAAGTTGAAATTTCGTTGCAAAAGACAAATAGCGATAAAATTTGCGACGATCGCTTTCCGTCCCAAAAAACCCTGTAGAGAGGATTTTCTAGGGAAACAATCATTATGTCGCAAATGTGACAACGGAATGAAATTCATTGTAGATGGTATCCCGTTGTGTATTCCGTTGTAGAATTCCATAACAAATTCCATCGTAGTTCTTCCATCATAAATTCCGTTGTAGTTAATTCCTAGCAAAATCTatggtgatgaatccctagcaaatGACGTGGTGGTGAAACCCTAACAAATTCGGTCGTGGGAATCCCTAGCAAATTATGTAGTGGTGAATCCCTAGCAAATTCTGTGGTaatgaatccctagcaaattccATGGTTATGGATCCTTAACAAATTCTATGGTGATAAATCCCTAGCAAATTTCGTAGTGATGAATCAATCCCTAGCAATTTTCGTGGTCTATATTATATAGCAAATTCCATAGTAAAGATTCCGTAGGCATGAATGGataattgatttataaattaaatccaaattattttgtagtactatatgaaaaaaaaatcaaataacattatatcataaaataatacattaattatttattatatgGAAAATGGAAAGTGGCTactctaaaataaataattttcaataaacatatcaacacTTTATGACCTACTAGTTTTGTTGTTCTCTAATAACATTAATAAGATCCATTGTCGATTTAAGTTCTTTATCAAGTTGTTCGACTCTTGTGTTGTATTGGTCTTCTTAGACCTTCATTATTTCTTTAAGCTTTTCGTTTTGCTCTTTTTGTTTGGCAACAAACTCCTTTAATTCTTCCATTTCATCATTTTTTTTGGAACGTAACATACATCCGTTTTACTGTTAATCTTAGGAACCGCCTTTGCAAAAGAGTATAATCCATAAAGTGTTCTTTTTTGTCATGACCACCAACAATATCATAAAATATTTTATCATCCTCAAATTTAGAGCTTAATTTTCTATAGAAAGATACCAATACTACAAAAATAAAAGCACGCTAACACTTGAAAATAGATAAAAATAATAGGGGGCAACATACTCTTTGTTTCAGTAATACCATTAACAACCCATATGTTTGCAGCGATAGAGAGTTGAGCAGAAGACATAGGACCAACGATTATCTCTGCAGCCAGCTTAAGTTATAATAAAAGGATAATAGAATTAAATAAAATCCTAAAATTGGTACCTTTAGGATTTAAGAACTGAATAAGTGTTTCATCCTTAAAAAAGTTAACTTCTTCAATTATTGGAATTTCATTTCCACCTATTCTTTTCAAAGTGGTATACAACCTCTTGTCATATGTGGTGGAGGTTTTATGTACAACCTTTTTCTTTGTGTAGATTTTGATCAAATTGAGCATGTAAATAACCAAATTTTAATATAGATACATTCCTTTTTGTTTATTTCTTCATTTACATACTGAATAGAGTCCTTTTGTTAAAGAGAAAGTAACACACACAAGGACAAAGAATAAACAATGATTGAAGCAGACAAAAAAACTTAAAGAAACAATAAGAATGTAGAAGAATGAGCAACCCTAACCGAATACAAAAGAAAAAGGTAGAAGAATGAGCAAAGACGTCAACAAGAATACATTTaatcggaaaaaaaaaaaaaaaaaagacgggTAGGAAGGAAATCGGATGAATGGTCTAATGAGAAGAAATGTCGAAGATAAATCTATTCAAAAGCAAACAAAAAGTGGTGGAAGCACAATCAAGGCCAatcaagggaccaaaagtgcaagtTTGAGAAACTTAAGTTGCAAAATCTGAAGAAGCACAAGTGTACTATTCATAAGGGGGacttgaattatatatatatatatatatatatatatatatatatatatatatatatatatatatatatatataattcttaaGCTTTCTCTTTTCATTTCACTATTGATTTGACTTCTATTACTTTTAAAATATTGTAACCTACACGATCTGATAGGTTTATATTAACTCGTCTTCAGGCCTATATGAACAATTAATCACGAAACACTAGTAATATTTTGAAGTCCTAGAGTTTAATCATGACCCTCATATATGAAATTTTGTAACTTAACCACTATGCTCTTAGGGCATTTTTATTAATTTGACATGTAAACAAATAGTGAAGCAACTATATTTGAATTATTAGCGTTACACTTTGGAATTAAAGAAACAGTCACACATTTTatgagatatgaatttttggatTGTACTTTTCTTTTCGTGATTATgatataaattaaatatttttattaaagatatataaaTCGggattgtttttattgttaatgttGTTTCTATTTTATAGTAATCTGTCATATCATATTTAGTTTTTTGGATTTAGGAGTAAAGTAAAAGAGCGTTcaaaaaaatgattttgaaatattttatttGGATTTGAAATCTAAAGCATGAGAAAAGTGTTTGAGTTGTGGAGTTTGATGACTTATTGACCTAATTGTTGTTGCTTAGATCTAGCAATGGCGTCTCGCCATGCatatttttaattcaaataatGACTTCATAGATTTCAGATCAGAGATATTGGACCAAATTATTAAACCATAGATGTGAGGTTAAGAAATCTGAATCACAAATTTGGAGAAGAAGCCAGACCGAGGGTTAGAGATTTCCATCCATACACGAAATGGAGATGCGTAGAGGTCTATGTTACCAACCGTTTGATGGAGTTTTCATATTTGTATTGGCTTGTGTAAGTTATGGCTCGTATATATGTATAGGCTCGTTTTCTAGATGGATTAATGTCATACAAACCTTTAAATTTTCAGTATTTTGGCGGTTTTGCAAAAGTTGGATTTTATGTTCATTTATGCCTCAAACTTGCATTAATTTGTTTGTTTTTAGCCCCTAACCGGTTTTTACATTCAGTAGTCAGTCACCCTTAGCTGATTAGACAAACCTTTGTTGAGTCGGATGCCATGTCAAATCAGTGTTTCTAACTTGTGTCTACAAGCGAAAAAATGAACGAAATAGGGATTCGAGTCCCCCCACTCCCAAGGGGAGAGCTTTAACCACCAAACTTGAATGTGTTTTATTATTGTTGTtggtatatatttatttatttatttatttatttaatattattattattattattattattattacactactcttattattattattattatgaacttatacaTACATTTTGAGATACGTTTTGAAATgtgtaaatatatttttaaagataaAAATACGATTTCAAatactaaatatatttttaaaggtatatatatatatatatatatatatatatatatatatatatatatatatatatataaagtatgtaAACATTTA includes these proteins:
- the LOC111877966 gene encoding uncharacterized protein LOC111877966 — translated: MKIQILARAYALTIEVGMHEPILEIKRKIEHFLGVPISSQTLSVCDWELLDGLDLEDYPIVNEGTQIDLTINHMLSLENHRQIQIIVKFSSRKHNIEVDRTETVGSLKEKIHIIDGTPIKQMTLFFSGVEMEEDFRNLSDYGVVEFSEIIVFLKTMSRLVAEPPSRKLGFVVQTSSALLDSTCIPLEMKDSSTVNELRELLLSRKLLPTDDYIFIHKQRIMRGNCSLRWHGVENGDYLYVFKGTISRG